A stretch of the Sylvia atricapilla isolate bSylAtr1 chromosome 28, bSylAtr1.pri, whole genome shotgun sequence genome encodes the following:
- the NSD3 gene encoding histone-lysine N-methyltransferase NSD3 isoform X9: MDFSFSFMQGIMGNTIQQPPQLIDSANIRQEEAFDGSSDIAEDGGRTPYEAALQQGFQYPPAEELPPLTNGYPPAIGMYEPQAKYQTYPQYPNGSANGFGTVRNFSPPEYYPVENSNARPHEVLEKPSPPQPPPPPPPSAPQVGIPKKTGSPEIKLKITKTIQNGRELFESSLCGDLLNEVQAREYAKAKHEGRKEKRKKSSKHDSSRSEERKSHKIPKLEPEEQNRPNERLSTLSERPREDAVLEEAPVQQLVPSLPAQVTHDVKFQVGDLVWSKVGTYPWWPCMVSCDPQLDVHTKINTRGAREYHVQFFSNQPERAWVHEKRVREYQGHKQYEQLLAEAAKQASNHSEKQKIRKPRPQRERAQWDIGIAHAEKALKMTREERIEQYTFIYVDQEPEEALAKAKKTAAAKSEAKKSRRPKAAAPRAQPEHTGAAAASPSHAEARRQGQRRQPSGEEEEAPPVKIAWKTAAARKSLPASITMHNLDLQKCNMSPVVKIEQVFALQNAAGDGKLIDQFVYSTKGVGNKTEISVKGQEKLNSSSAQRSEKAVVQNTSSPETTSGAAGSVEKKQQRRSIRTRSESEKSTEVVPKKKIKKEQVETVPLAAVKTGLQKGASEISDSCKPLKKRSRASTDMELTSSAYRDTSDSDSRGLNDLQVKGSFGKRSDSPSATADADASDVQSVDSSLSRRGTGTSKKDTVCQICESSGESLLACEGECCSMFHLECLGLKAMPEEKFICTECKNGEHTCFSCKLPGKDVKRCSVSTCGKFYHEACVRKFATALFESRGFRCPQHCCTACSMDKDMHKASKGRMARCLRCPVAYHSGDGCIAAGSLFVSSHILICSNHSKRTHSSSAVNVGFCFVCARGLVVQDHSDPLFSSYAYKSHYLLNESNRAELMKLPMIPPPSSASKKKCEKGGKLLCCESCPASFHPECLSIEMPEGCWNCNDCKAGKKLRYKQIVWVKLGNYRWWPAEICNPST; this comes from the exons AtggatttctctttctctttcatgcAAGGGATCATGGGAAACACAATTCAGCAACCACCTCAACTCATTGACTCGGCCAACATCCGCCAAGAGGAGGCCTTTGATGGCAGCAGTGACATTGCTGAGGATGGGGGCCGGACGCCGTACGAGGCCGCGCTGCAGCAAGGCTTCCAGTACCCCCCGGCCGAGGAGCTGCCGCCCCTCACCAACGGGTACCCCCCGGCCATCGGCATGTACGAGCCCCAGGCCAAATACCAGACCTACCCTCAGTATCCCAACGGCTCTGCCAACGGCTTTGGGACGGTCAGGAACTTCAGCCCCCCCGAGTATTACCCCGTGGAGAACTCCAACGCCAGGCCGCACGAAGTTCTGGAGAaaccttcccctccccagccgccgcctccgccgccaCCTTCAGCTCCACAAGTGGGGATTCCAAAGAAGACTGGCTCACCAGAGATCAAACTCAAAATAACCAAAACTATCCAGAACGGCAGGGAATTGTTTGAGTCCTCCCTGTGTGGGGACCTGTTGAATGAAGTCCAGGCGCGGGAGTACGCTAAGGCAAAACAtgaagggaggaaagagaaaaggaaaaaaagtagcaaGCATGACTCTTCCCGGTCGGAAGAGCGCAAGTCACACAAAATTCCAAAATTAGAACCAGAGGAGCAAAAT AGACCAAACGAGAGGCTTAGCACACTCTCAGAGAGACCAAGAGAAGatgcagtgctggaggaagcCCCG GTCCAGCAGCTCGTGCCGTCCCTTCCAGCACAGGTCACCCACGACGTCAAGTTCCAGGTTGGGGACCTGGTTTGGTCCAAGGTGGGGACATACCCGTGGTGGCCTTGCATGGTGTCCTGTGATCCACAGCTCGATGTGCATACCAAAATTAATACAAGAG GTGCCCGGGAATACCACGTGCAGTTCTTCAGCAACCAGCCAGAGCGCGCCTGGGTGCACGAGAAGCGCGTCCGCGAGTACCAGGGGCACAAACAGTACGAGCAGTTACTGGCTGAGGCAGCCAAGCAAGCCAGCAACCACTCTGAGAAACAGAAG ATTCGCAAGCCGCGGCCGCAGAGGGAGCGAGCGCAGTGGGACATTGGCATTGCCCATGCCGAGAAGGCGCTGAAAATGACCCGGGAGGAGAGGATAGAACAGTACACCTTCATTTACGTAGACCAAGAGCCGGAGGAGGCTTTGGCCAAGGCCAAAAAGACTGCTGCTGCCAAGTCGGAGGCCAAGAAGAGCCGTCGGCCGAAGGCGGCGGCGCCCCGCGCGCAGCCGGAGCACACCGGCGCGGCGGCGGCCTCGCCCTCCCACGCCGAGGCGCGCAGGCAGGGCCAGCGCCGGCAGCCcagcggggaggaggaggaggcaccGCCCGTGAAAATCGCCTGGAAAACGGCTGCAGCCAGGAAATCCCTACCAGCTTCCATAACCATGCACAACCTGGATCTGCAAAAGTGTAACATGTCTCCGGTTGTTAAAATTGAACAGGTTTTTGCCCTTCAGaatgctgctggggatggaaaGCTCATCGATCAGTTTGTTTATTCCACCAAG ggAGTTGgtaacaaaacagaaatcagcGTCAAAGGACAAGAGAAACTTAATTCTTCATCAGCTCAGAGAAGTGAAAAAGCAGTGGTGCAAAACACGTCCTCTCCTGAGACCACTTCAGGGGCAGCAG gtTCTGTAGAAAAGAAGCAACAGAGAAGATCGATTCGAACCCGCTCCGAGTCTGAGAAATCCACCGAAGTTGTGCCAAAGAAGAAGATCAAAAAGGAGCAG GTTGAAACTGTCCCACTGGCAGCAGTGAAGACGGGGTTGCAGAAAG GTGCCAGTGAGATTTCAGACTCCTGTAAACCCTTGAAGAAGAGAAGTCGTGCCTCCACGGACATGGAACTGACCAGCTCAGCCTACAGGGACACGTCTGACTCTGACTCCAGAGGACTCAATGATTTACAGGTAAAG GGCAGTTTTGGGAAGCGTTCAGACAGCCCCTCAGCCACTGCTGATGCTGATGCCTCAGATGTGCAGTCAGTGGACTCCAGCTTATCCAGAAGAGGAACTGGAACAAGTAAAAAAGACACTGTTTGTCAG ATCTGCGAGAGCTCTGGCGAGTCACTGCTGGCCTGTGAGGGTGAGTGCTGCAGCATGTTCCACCTGGAGTGTCTCGGCCTGAAGGCCATGCCTGAGGAAAAGTTCATCTGCACCGAGTGTAAGAATG GAGAGCACACGTGCTTTTCCTGCAAGCTCCCTGGCAAGGACGTGAAGCGCTGCTCTGTCAGCACCTGCGGGAAGTTCTACCATGAAGCCTGTGTGCGCAAGTTTGCCACAGCCCTGTTTGAGTCCCGGGGCTTCCgctgcccacagcactgctgcactgccTGCTCCATGGACAAGGACATGCACAAGGCCAGCAAAG GTCGCATGGCGAGATGTCTGCGATGCCCCGTGGCCTATCACTCGGGAGACGGCTGCATCGCTGCGGGGAGCTTGTTTGTGTCATCCCACATCCTCATCTGTAGTAACCATTCCAAAAGGACTCACTCCTCATCAGCTGTAAATGTAGGCTTTTGTTTCGTTTGTGCAAGAG GGCTGGTAGTGCAGGACCATTCAGACCCCCTGTTCAGTTCCTATGCCTATAAGTCCCACTACCTACTGAATGAGTCAAATCGTGCTGAGTTGATGAAATTACCTATGATTCCTCCTCCTTCGTCAGCTTCcaaaaagaaatgtgagaaaG GTGGCAAACTGTTGTGCTGTGAGTCCTGCCCAGCTTCCTTCCACCCCGAGTGTCTGAGCATAGAAATGCCTGAGGGATGCTGGAATTGCAATGACTGTAAAGCTGGCAAGAAGCTGCGGTACAAGCAGATCGTTTGGGTCAAGCTTGGGAATTACAG GTGGTGGCCAGCAGAGATCTGCAATCCCAG CACttga
- the NSD3 gene encoding histone-lysine N-methyltransferase NSD3 isoform X6 → MDFSFSFMQGIMGNTIQQPPQLIDSANIRQEEAFDGSSDIAEDGGRTPYEAALQQGFQYPPAEELPPLTNGYPPAIGMYEPQAKYQTYPQYPNGSANGFGTVRNFSPPEYYPVENSNARPHEVLEKPSPPQPPPPPPPSAPQVGIPKKTGSPEIKLKITKTIQNGRELFESSLCGDLLNEVQAREYAKAKHEGRKEKRKKSSKHDSSRSEERKSHKIPKLEPEEQNRPNERLSTLSERPREDAVLEEAPVQQLVPSLPAQVTHDVKFQVGDLVWSKVGTYPWWPCMVSCDPQLDVHTKINTRGAREYHVQFFSNQPERAWVHEKRVREYQGHKQYEQLLAEAAKQASNHSEKQKIRKPRPQRERAQWDIGIAHAEKALKMTREERIEQYTFIYVDQEPEEALAKAKKTAAAKSEAKKSRRPKAAAPRAQPEHTGAAAASPSHAEARRQGQRRQPSGEEEEAPPVKIAWKTAAARKSLPASITMHNLDLQKCNMSPVVKIEQVFALQNAAGDGKLIDQFVYSTKGVGNKTEISVKGQEKLNSSSAQRSEKAVVQNTSSPETTSGAAGSVEKKQQRRSIRTRSESEKSTEVVPKKKIKKEQVETVPLAAVKTGLQKGASEISDSCKPLKKRSRASTDMELTSSAYRDTSDSDSRGLNDLQGSFGKRSDSPSATADADASDVQSVDSSLSRRGTGTSKKDTVCQICESSGESLLACEGECCSMFHLECLGLKAMPEEKFICTECKNGEHTCFSCKLPGKDVKRCSVSTCGKFYHEACVRKFATALFESRGFRCPQHCCTACSMDKDMHKASKGRMARCLRCPVAYHSGDGCIAAGSLFVSSHILICSNHSKRTHSSSAVNVGFCFVCARGGKLLCCESCPASFHPECLSIEMPEGCWNCNDCKAGKKLRYKQIVWVKLGNYRWWPAEICNPRSVPLNIQGLKHDIGDFPVFFFGSHDYYWVHQGRVFPYVEGDKSFAEGQTSINKTFKKALEEAAKRFQELKAQRESKEALEIERNSRKPPPYKHIKSNKVIGKVQIQVADLSEIPRCNCKPSDENPCGLESECLNRMLQYECHPQVCPAGERCQNQCFTKRLYPDAEIIKTERRGWGLRTKRSIKKGEFVNEYVGELIDEEECRLRIKRAHENSVTNFYMLTVTKDRIIDAGPKGNYSRFMNHSCNPNCETQKWTVNGDIRVGLFALCDIPAGMELTFNYNLDCLGNGRTECHCGAENCSGFLGVRPKTAFATANEEKVKNAKLKQKKRKIKTEQKQMHEDNCFQCGDGGELVMCDKKDCPKAYHLLCLNLTQPPFGKWECPWHQCDICSNPAVSFCEFCPHSFCKDHEKGALVPSALDGRLCCSAHDPKSPVAPEYWSKIKCKLEAQNAVEEAKE, encoded by the exons AtggatttctctttctctttcatgcAAGGGATCATGGGAAACACAATTCAGCAACCACCTCAACTCATTGACTCGGCCAACATCCGCCAAGAGGAGGCCTTTGATGGCAGCAGTGACATTGCTGAGGATGGGGGCCGGACGCCGTACGAGGCCGCGCTGCAGCAAGGCTTCCAGTACCCCCCGGCCGAGGAGCTGCCGCCCCTCACCAACGGGTACCCCCCGGCCATCGGCATGTACGAGCCCCAGGCCAAATACCAGACCTACCCTCAGTATCCCAACGGCTCTGCCAACGGCTTTGGGACGGTCAGGAACTTCAGCCCCCCCGAGTATTACCCCGTGGAGAACTCCAACGCCAGGCCGCACGAAGTTCTGGAGAaaccttcccctccccagccgccgcctccgccgccaCCTTCAGCTCCACAAGTGGGGATTCCAAAGAAGACTGGCTCACCAGAGATCAAACTCAAAATAACCAAAACTATCCAGAACGGCAGGGAATTGTTTGAGTCCTCCCTGTGTGGGGACCTGTTGAATGAAGTCCAGGCGCGGGAGTACGCTAAGGCAAAACAtgaagggaggaaagagaaaaggaaaaaaagtagcaaGCATGACTCTTCCCGGTCGGAAGAGCGCAAGTCACACAAAATTCCAAAATTAGAACCAGAGGAGCAAAAT AGACCAAACGAGAGGCTTAGCACACTCTCAGAGAGACCAAGAGAAGatgcagtgctggaggaagcCCCG GTCCAGCAGCTCGTGCCGTCCCTTCCAGCACAGGTCACCCACGACGTCAAGTTCCAGGTTGGGGACCTGGTTTGGTCCAAGGTGGGGACATACCCGTGGTGGCCTTGCATGGTGTCCTGTGATCCACAGCTCGATGTGCATACCAAAATTAATACAAGAG GTGCCCGGGAATACCACGTGCAGTTCTTCAGCAACCAGCCAGAGCGCGCCTGGGTGCACGAGAAGCGCGTCCGCGAGTACCAGGGGCACAAACAGTACGAGCAGTTACTGGCTGAGGCAGCCAAGCAAGCCAGCAACCACTCTGAGAAACAGAAG ATTCGCAAGCCGCGGCCGCAGAGGGAGCGAGCGCAGTGGGACATTGGCATTGCCCATGCCGAGAAGGCGCTGAAAATGACCCGGGAGGAGAGGATAGAACAGTACACCTTCATTTACGTAGACCAAGAGCCGGAGGAGGCTTTGGCCAAGGCCAAAAAGACTGCTGCTGCCAAGTCGGAGGCCAAGAAGAGCCGTCGGCCGAAGGCGGCGGCGCCCCGCGCGCAGCCGGAGCACACCGGCGCGGCGGCGGCCTCGCCCTCCCACGCCGAGGCGCGCAGGCAGGGCCAGCGCCGGCAGCCcagcggggaggaggaggaggcaccGCCCGTGAAAATCGCCTGGAAAACGGCTGCAGCCAGGAAATCCCTACCAGCTTCCATAACCATGCACAACCTGGATCTGCAAAAGTGTAACATGTCTCCGGTTGTTAAAATTGAACAGGTTTTTGCCCTTCAGaatgctgctggggatggaaaGCTCATCGATCAGTTTGTTTATTCCACCAAG ggAGTTGgtaacaaaacagaaatcagcGTCAAAGGACAAGAGAAACTTAATTCTTCATCAGCTCAGAGAAGTGAAAAAGCAGTGGTGCAAAACACGTCCTCTCCTGAGACCACTTCAGGGGCAGCAG gtTCTGTAGAAAAGAAGCAACAGAGAAGATCGATTCGAACCCGCTCCGAGTCTGAGAAATCCACCGAAGTTGTGCCAAAGAAGAAGATCAAAAAGGAGCAG GTTGAAACTGTCCCACTGGCAGCAGTGAAGACGGGGTTGCAGAAAG GTGCCAGTGAGATTTCAGACTCCTGTAAACCCTTGAAGAAGAGAAGTCGTGCCTCCACGGACATGGAACTGACCAGCTCAGCCTACAGGGACACGTCTGACTCTGACTCCAGAGGACTCAATGATTTACAG GGCAGTTTTGGGAAGCGTTCAGACAGCCCCTCAGCCACTGCTGATGCTGATGCCTCAGATGTGCAGTCAGTGGACTCCAGCTTATCCAGAAGAGGAACTGGAACAAGTAAAAAAGACACTGTTTGTCAG ATCTGCGAGAGCTCTGGCGAGTCACTGCTGGCCTGTGAGGGTGAGTGCTGCAGCATGTTCCACCTGGAGTGTCTCGGCCTGAAGGCCATGCCTGAGGAAAAGTTCATCTGCACCGAGTGTAAGAATG GAGAGCACACGTGCTTTTCCTGCAAGCTCCCTGGCAAGGACGTGAAGCGCTGCTCTGTCAGCACCTGCGGGAAGTTCTACCATGAAGCCTGTGTGCGCAAGTTTGCCACAGCCCTGTTTGAGTCCCGGGGCTTCCgctgcccacagcactgctgcactgccTGCTCCATGGACAAGGACATGCACAAGGCCAGCAAAG GTCGCATGGCGAGATGTCTGCGATGCCCCGTGGCCTATCACTCGGGAGACGGCTGCATCGCTGCGGGGAGCTTGTTTGTGTCATCCCACATCCTCATCTGTAGTAACCATTCCAAAAGGACTCACTCCTCATCAGCTGTAAATGTAGGCTTTTGTTTCGTTTGTGCAAGAG GTGGCAAACTGTTGTGCTGTGAGTCCTGCCCAGCTTCCTTCCACCCCGAGTGTCTGAGCATAGAAATGCCTGAGGGATGCTGGAATTGCAATGACTGTAAAGCTGGCAAGAAGCTGCGGTACAAGCAGATCGTTTGGGTCAAGCTTGGGAATTACAG GTGGTGGCCAGCAGAGATCTGCAATCCCAGGTCTGTGCCTCTCAACATACAGGGCCTCAAACATGATATCGGGGACTTCccagtatttttctttggttcACATGACTACTATTGGGTACACCAGGGCAGAGTTTTCCCTTATGTTGAAGGAGATAAAAGCTTTGCTGAGGGGCAAACTAGTATTAACAAGACCTTCAAGAAAG CACttgaagaagcagcaaaacGTTTCCAGGAACTGAAAGcacaaagagaaagcaaagaggCATTGGAAATTGAAAGGAATTCAAGGAAACCTCCGCCCTATAAACACATTAAA TCCAACAAGGTGATCGGGAAGGTTCAGATCCAGGTGGCCGACCTGTCGGAGATCCCGCGCTGTAACTGCAAGCCGTCAGATGAGAACCCGTGTGGGCTGGAGTCAGAGTGCCTCAACAGGATGCTGCAGTACGAGTGCCACCCGCAGGTGTGTCCAGCTGGGGAGCGCTGCCAGAACCAGTGCTTCACCAAGAGGCTCTACCCCGACGCCGAGATCATCAAAACGGAGCGCCGCGGCTGGGGCCTGCGCACCAAGAGGAGCATTAAAAAG GGTGAATTTGTGAATGAATATGTTGGGGAGCTGATTGACGAGGAGGAGTGCCGGCTGCGGATCAAGCGTGCTCATGAGAACAGTGTCACCAATTTTTATATGCTAACTGTGACCAAG GACCGAATAATAGATGCTGGCCCAAAGGGGAACTACTCTCGTTTTATGAACCATAGTTGTAACCCAAACTGTGAAACGCAGAAGTGGACAGTGAATGGTGACATTAGAGTTGGACTGTTTGCTCTTTGTGACATTCCTGCAG GAATGGAGTTAACATTCAATTACAACCTGGATTGCCTGGGCAATGGCAGGACCGAGTGTCACTGCGGAGCAGAAAACTGCAGCGGCTTCCTGGGAGTGCGTCCCAAG ACAGCATTTGCAACGGCAAATGAAGAGAAggtgaaaaatgcaaaattaaagcagaagaagcggaaaatcaaaacagaacagaagcaGATGCATGAAGATAACTGTTTCCAGTGTGGAGATGGGGGAGAGCTGGTCATGTGTGATAAGAAGGACTGTCCCAAAGCATACCACCTCCTATGCCTTAACCTGACTCAACCACCTTTTG GAAAGTGGGAATGTCCATGGCATCAGTGTGACATCTGTAGCAATCCTGCCGTGTCCTTCTGTGAGTTTTGCCCCCATTCCTTCTGTAAGGATCACGAGAAGGGAGCCCTGGTGCCGTCGGCGCTGGACGGCCGCCTCTGCTGCTCCGCACACGACCCCAAATCTCCTGTGGCACCCGAGTACTGGAGCAAGATCAAGTGCAAATTGGAAGCACAGAACGCTGTGGAAGAGGCAAAGGAGTGA
- the NSD3 gene encoding histone-lysine N-methyltransferase NSD3 isoform X7, with product MDFSFSFMQGIMGNTIQQPPQLIDSANIRQEEAFDGSSDIAEDGGRTPYEAALQQGFQYPPAEELPPLTNGYPPAIGMYEPQAKYQTYPQYPNGSANGFGTVRNFSPPEYYPVENSNARPHEVLEKPSPPQPPPPPPPSAPQVGIPKKTGSPEIKLKITKTIQNGRELFESSLCGDLLNEVQAREYAKAKHEGRKEKRKKSSKHDSSRSEERKSHKIPKLEPEEQNRPNERLSTLSERPREDAVLEEAPVQQLVPSLPAQVTHDVKFQVGDLVWSKVGTYPWWPCMVSCDPQLDVHTKINTRGAREYHVQFFSNQPERAWVHEKRVREYQGHKQYEQLLAEAAKQASNHSEKQKIRKPRPQRERAQWDIGIAHAEKALKMTREERIEQYTFIYVDQEPEEALAKAKKTAAAKSEAKKSRRPKAAAPRAQPEHTGAAAASPSHAEARRQGQRRQPSGEEEEAPPVKIAWKTAAARKSLPASITMHNLDLQKCNMSPVVKIEQVFALQNAAGDGKLIDQFVYSTKGVGNKTEISVKGQEKLNSSSAQRSEKAVVQNTSSPETTSGAAGSVEKKQQRRSIRTRSESEKSTEVVPKKKIKKEQVETVPLAAVKTGLQKGASEISDSCKPLKKRSRASTDMELTSSAYRDTSDSDSRGLNDLQVKGSFGKRSDSPSATADADASDVQSVDSSLSRRGTGTSKKDTVCQICESSGESLLACEGECCSMFHLECLGLKAMPEEKFICTECKNGEHTCFSCKLPGKDVKRCSVSTCGKFYHEACVRKFATALFESRGFRCPQHCCTACSMDKDMHKASKGRMARCLRCPVAYHSGDGCIAAGSLFVSSHILICSNHSKRTHSSSAVNVGFCFVCARGGGQQRSAIPALEEAAKRFQELKAQRESKEALEIERNSRKPPPYKHIKSNKVIGKVQIQVADLSEIPRCNCKPSDENPCGLESECLNRMLQYECHPQVCPAGERCQNQCFTKRLYPDAEIIKTERRGWGLRTKRSIKKGEFVNEYVGELIDEEECRLRIKRAHENSVTNFYMLTVTKDRIIDAGPKGNYSRFMNHSCNPNCETQKWTVNGDIRVGLFALCDIPAGMELTFNYNLDCLGNGRTECHCGAENCSGFLGVRPKTAFATANEEKVKNAKLKQKKRKIKTEQKQMHEDNCFQCGDGGELVMCDKKDCPKAYHLLCLNLTQPPFGKWECPWHQCDICSNPAVSFCEFCPHSFCKDHEKGALVPSALDGRLCCSAHDPKSPVAPEYWSKIKCKLEAQNAVEEAKE from the exons AtggatttctctttctctttcatgcAAGGGATCATGGGAAACACAATTCAGCAACCACCTCAACTCATTGACTCGGCCAACATCCGCCAAGAGGAGGCCTTTGATGGCAGCAGTGACATTGCTGAGGATGGGGGCCGGACGCCGTACGAGGCCGCGCTGCAGCAAGGCTTCCAGTACCCCCCGGCCGAGGAGCTGCCGCCCCTCACCAACGGGTACCCCCCGGCCATCGGCATGTACGAGCCCCAGGCCAAATACCAGACCTACCCTCAGTATCCCAACGGCTCTGCCAACGGCTTTGGGACGGTCAGGAACTTCAGCCCCCCCGAGTATTACCCCGTGGAGAACTCCAACGCCAGGCCGCACGAAGTTCTGGAGAaaccttcccctccccagccgccgcctccgccgccaCCTTCAGCTCCACAAGTGGGGATTCCAAAGAAGACTGGCTCACCAGAGATCAAACTCAAAATAACCAAAACTATCCAGAACGGCAGGGAATTGTTTGAGTCCTCCCTGTGTGGGGACCTGTTGAATGAAGTCCAGGCGCGGGAGTACGCTAAGGCAAAACAtgaagggaggaaagagaaaaggaaaaaaagtagcaaGCATGACTCTTCCCGGTCGGAAGAGCGCAAGTCACACAAAATTCCAAAATTAGAACCAGAGGAGCAAAAT AGACCAAACGAGAGGCTTAGCACACTCTCAGAGAGACCAAGAGAAGatgcagtgctggaggaagcCCCG GTCCAGCAGCTCGTGCCGTCCCTTCCAGCACAGGTCACCCACGACGTCAAGTTCCAGGTTGGGGACCTGGTTTGGTCCAAGGTGGGGACATACCCGTGGTGGCCTTGCATGGTGTCCTGTGATCCACAGCTCGATGTGCATACCAAAATTAATACAAGAG GTGCCCGGGAATACCACGTGCAGTTCTTCAGCAACCAGCCAGAGCGCGCCTGGGTGCACGAGAAGCGCGTCCGCGAGTACCAGGGGCACAAACAGTACGAGCAGTTACTGGCTGAGGCAGCCAAGCAAGCCAGCAACCACTCTGAGAAACAGAAG ATTCGCAAGCCGCGGCCGCAGAGGGAGCGAGCGCAGTGGGACATTGGCATTGCCCATGCCGAGAAGGCGCTGAAAATGACCCGGGAGGAGAGGATAGAACAGTACACCTTCATTTACGTAGACCAAGAGCCGGAGGAGGCTTTGGCCAAGGCCAAAAAGACTGCTGCTGCCAAGTCGGAGGCCAAGAAGAGCCGTCGGCCGAAGGCGGCGGCGCCCCGCGCGCAGCCGGAGCACACCGGCGCGGCGGCGGCCTCGCCCTCCCACGCCGAGGCGCGCAGGCAGGGCCAGCGCCGGCAGCCcagcggggaggaggaggaggcaccGCCCGTGAAAATCGCCTGGAAAACGGCTGCAGCCAGGAAATCCCTACCAGCTTCCATAACCATGCACAACCTGGATCTGCAAAAGTGTAACATGTCTCCGGTTGTTAAAATTGAACAGGTTTTTGCCCTTCAGaatgctgctggggatggaaaGCTCATCGATCAGTTTGTTTATTCCACCAAG ggAGTTGgtaacaaaacagaaatcagcGTCAAAGGACAAGAGAAACTTAATTCTTCATCAGCTCAGAGAAGTGAAAAAGCAGTGGTGCAAAACACGTCCTCTCCTGAGACCACTTCAGGGGCAGCAG gtTCTGTAGAAAAGAAGCAACAGAGAAGATCGATTCGAACCCGCTCCGAGTCTGAGAAATCCACCGAAGTTGTGCCAAAGAAGAAGATCAAAAAGGAGCAG GTTGAAACTGTCCCACTGGCAGCAGTGAAGACGGGGTTGCAGAAAG GTGCCAGTGAGATTTCAGACTCCTGTAAACCCTTGAAGAAGAGAAGTCGTGCCTCCACGGACATGGAACTGACCAGCTCAGCCTACAGGGACACGTCTGACTCTGACTCCAGAGGACTCAATGATTTACAGGTAAAG GGCAGTTTTGGGAAGCGTTCAGACAGCCCCTCAGCCACTGCTGATGCTGATGCCTCAGATGTGCAGTCAGTGGACTCCAGCTTATCCAGAAGAGGAACTGGAACAAGTAAAAAAGACACTGTTTGTCAG ATCTGCGAGAGCTCTGGCGAGTCACTGCTGGCCTGTGAGGGTGAGTGCTGCAGCATGTTCCACCTGGAGTGTCTCGGCCTGAAGGCCATGCCTGAGGAAAAGTTCATCTGCACCGAGTGTAAGAATG GAGAGCACACGTGCTTTTCCTGCAAGCTCCCTGGCAAGGACGTGAAGCGCTGCTCTGTCAGCACCTGCGGGAAGTTCTACCATGAAGCCTGTGTGCGCAAGTTTGCCACAGCCCTGTTTGAGTCCCGGGGCTTCCgctgcccacagcactgctgcactgccTGCTCCATGGACAAGGACATGCACAAGGCCAGCAAAG GTCGCATGGCGAGATGTCTGCGATGCCCCGTGGCCTATCACTCGGGAGACGGCTGCATCGCTGCGGGGAGCTTGTTTGTGTCATCCCACATCCTCATCTGTAGTAACCATTCCAAAAGGACTCACTCCTCATCAGCTGTAAATGTAGGCTTTTGTTTCGTTTGTGCAAGAG GTGGTGGCCAGCAGAGATCTGCAATCCCAG CACttgaagaagcagcaaaacGTTTCCAGGAACTGAAAGcacaaagagaaagcaaagaggCATTGGAAATTGAAAGGAATTCAAGGAAACCTCCGCCCTATAAACACATTAAA TCCAACAAGGTGATCGGGAAGGTTCAGATCCAGGTGGCCGACCTGTCGGAGATCCCGCGCTGTAACTGCAAGCCGTCAGATGAGAACCCGTGTGGGCTGGAGTCAGAGTGCCTCAACAGGATGCTGCAGTACGAGTGCCACCCGCAGGTGTGTCCAGCTGGGGAGCGCTGCCAGAACCAGTGCTTCACCAAGAGGCTCTACCCCGACGCCGAGATCATCAAAACGGAGCGCCGCGGCTGGGGCCTGCGCACCAAGAGGAGCATTAAAAAG GGTGAATTTGTGAATGAATATGTTGGGGAGCTGATTGACGAGGAGGAGTGCCGGCTGCGGATCAAGCGTGCTCATGAGAACAGTGTCACCAATTTTTATATGCTAACTGTGACCAAG GACCGAATAATAGATGCTGGCCCAAAGGGGAACTACTCTCGTTTTATGAACCATAGTTGTAACCCAAACTGTGAAACGCAGAAGTGGACAGTGAATGGTGACATTAGAGTTGGACTGTTTGCTCTTTGTGACATTCCTGCAG GAATGGAGTTAACATTCAATTACAACCTGGATTGCCTGGGCAATGGCAGGACCGAGTGTCACTGCGGAGCAGAAAACTGCAGCGGCTTCCTGGGAGTGCGTCCCAAG ACAGCATTTGCAACGGCAAATGAAGAGAAggtgaaaaatgcaaaattaaagcagaagaagcggaaaatcaaaacagaacagaagcaGATGCATGAAGATAACTGTTTCCAGTGTGGAGATGGGGGAGAGCTGGTCATGTGTGATAAGAAGGACTGTCCCAAAGCATACCACCTCCTATGCCTTAACCTGACTCAACCACCTTTTG GAAAGTGGGAATGTCCATGGCATCAGTGTGACATCTGTAGCAATCCTGCCGTGTCCTTCTGTGAGTTTTGCCCCCATTCCTTCTGTAAGGATCACGAGAAGGGAGCCCTGGTGCCGTCGGCGCTGGACGGCCGCCTCTGCTGCTCCGCACACGACCCCAAATCTCCTGTGGCACCCGAGTACTGGAGCAAGATCAAGTGCAAATTGGAAGCACAGAACGCTGTGGAAGAGGCAAAGGAGTGA